One region of Candidatus Paceibacterota bacterium genomic DNA includes:
- the sufB gene encoding Fe-S cluster assembly protein SufB: MSTATETIEGLVKKEYKYGFYTDVEADSAPPGLNEDIVRLISQKKHEPKFMLDWRLKAYRHWLTMKEPTWPQVHYPPIDYQGSVYYSAPKKKGAGPRSLDEVDPKLLETYEKLGIPLKERERLAGVAVDAVFDSVSVGTTFKKQLAEKGIIFCSFTDAVQEHPDLVRKYLGVVVPYTDNYFAALNSAVFSDGSFCFIPKGVRCPMELSTYFRINAANTGQFERTLIVAEEGASVSYLEGCTAPMRDEHQLHAAVVELIALDNAQIKYSTVQNWYPGDEQGRGGIYNFVTKRGLCKGKNSKICWTQVETGSAITWKYPGCVLLGDNSVGEFYSVAVTNNYQQADTGTKMIHIGKNTRSTIVSKGISAGHGQNSYRGLVKVQKGAAHARNFSQCDSLLLGDKCGAHTFPYIEVRNSTGRVEHEASTSKIGEDQIFYCNQRGLATQDAVNMIVNGFCKEVFRELPMEFAVEAQKLLGVSLEGSVG; encoded by the coding sequence ATGAGCACAGCAACTGAGACAATCGAAGGGTTGGTCAAGAAGGAGTACAAGTACGGCTTCTACACGGACGTGGAGGCCGACTCGGCGCCCCCTGGTCTGAATGAAGACATCGTCCGGCTCATTTCGCAAAAGAAGCATGAGCCCAAGTTCATGCTGGATTGGCGGCTGAAGGCCTACCGGCATTGGCTGACGATGAAGGAGCCGACCTGGCCGCAGGTGCATTACCCGCCGATTGACTATCAGGGGTCGGTGTATTACTCGGCGCCCAAGAAGAAGGGCGCGGGGCCGCGGAGTTTGGATGAGGTTGACCCGAAGCTGCTGGAGACTTACGAGAAGCTGGGCATCCCGCTCAAGGAGCGCGAGCGCCTGGCCGGCGTGGCGGTGGACGCGGTGTTTGACAGCGTGTCGGTGGGGACCACGTTCAAGAAGCAACTGGCGGAGAAGGGCATTATTTTCTGTTCATTCACGGACGCGGTCCAGGAGCACCCGGATTTGGTGAGGAAGTACCTCGGGGTGGTGGTGCCGTACACGGATAATTATTTCGCGGCGCTGAATTCGGCGGTGTTCAGCGACGGGTCGTTCTGCTTCATCCCCAAAGGGGTGCGGTGCCCGATGGAGCTGTCCACCTATTTCCGGATCAACGCGGCCAACACGGGCCAATTCGAGCGCACGCTGATCGTGGCGGAGGAGGGGGCTTCGGTGAGCTACCTGGAGGGTTGCACGGCGCCGATGCGGGACGAGCATCAGCTGCACGCGGCGGTGGTGGAGCTGATCGCGCTTGATAATGCGCAGATCAAGTATTCGACCGTGCAGAACTGGTACCCGGGCGACGAGCAGGGCCGGGGCGGCATTTACAACTTTGTGACCAAGCGGGGGCTGTGCAAAGGCAAAAACTCAAAGATATGCTGGACGCAGGTGGAAACAGGCTCGGCGATTACCTGGAAGTATCCGGGCTGTGTGTTGCTGGGCGACAACTCGGTCGGCGAGTTCTACTCGGTGGCGGTGACGAACAACTATCAGCAAGCCGACACCGGCACGAAGATGATCCACATCGGCAAGAACACGCGCAGCACGATCGTGTCCAAGGGCATTTCGGCCGGGCACGGCCAGAACAGTTACCGGGGCCTGGTGAAGGTGCAGAAGGGGGCGGCACACGCGCGGAACTTCTCGCAGTGCGACTCGCTGCTGCTGGGGGACAAGTGCGGGGCGCACACGTTTCCCTACATCGAGGTGCGGAACTCGACCGGGCGGGTGGAGCACGAGGCTTCGACCTCGAAGATCGGGGAGGACCAGATCTTCTACTGCAACCAGCGCGGGCTGGCGACGCAGGACGCGGTGAACATGATCGTCAACGGCTTCTGCAAGGAAGTGTTTCGGGAGCTGCCTATGGAATTTGCCGTGGAAGCGCAGAAGCTGTTAGGGGTCAGTTTGGAGGGGAGCGTGGGGTAA
- a CDS encoding transcriptional repressor translates to MDRAAEIENDAGLDERLARGGFRFTPQREHVYAVLLRERDHPTAEQVFIRVKREMPEISMATVYNCLDALVKCGLARQVTLARGAARFCPNMREHCHFYCDTCDSVFDVDYPAEPGIGLPNGFEAERFEIAIHGRCAACAGGNGERPKRAKRATKSR, encoded by the coding sequence ATGGACCGAGCGGCCGAGATCGAGAACGATGCCGGGCTGGACGAGCGTCTGGCGCGGGGCGGTTTTCGTTTTACCCCGCAACGGGAGCATGTTTATGCTGTGCTCCTGCGGGAACGGGATCATCCGACCGCGGAGCAAGTATTCATCCGGGTCAAGCGGGAGATGCCGGAGATCTCGATGGCCACAGTGTATAATTGCCTGGACGCGCTGGTGAAGTGCGGGTTGGCGCGACAAGTGACGCTGGCGCGCGGCGCGGCGCGGTTCTGCCCCAATATGCGGGAGCACTGCCACTTTTACTGCGATACGTGCGACAGCGTGTTTGACGTGGATTATCCGGCTGAGCCGGGGATCGGGCTGCCGAACGGATTTGAAGCGGAGCGGTTTGAGATTGCCATTCATGGCCGGTGCGCGGCGTGCGCGGGAGGGAACGGCGAACGGCCGAAGAGGGCAAAACGAGCAACTAAGTCGAGATGA